One part of the Bradyrhizobium sp. CB1650 genome encodes these proteins:
- a CDS encoding GNAT family N-acetyltransferase — protein sequence MNGTGVMRADDEPVLVRPSRDSDVEAMLAIYRHHVRHGVPREVEGTGAPEPDDLRDRRKNLKQTRLPHLVATFRGEVVGYAYAVLFRKRPAYRYTAKHSIYVHHAHLGRGVGRLLLRELIDACAAAGFRQMIGYIDADNAPSLALHEKFGFARVGLLCAVAYRNGRWSDTVMVQRSLGTGATAPPPATSPGR from the coding sequence ATGAACGGAACGGGCGTGATGCGCGCGGATGACGAGCCGGTCCTGGTCCGGCCCTCACGCGATAGCGATGTCGAGGCGATGCTGGCGATCTACCGCCATCACGTCCGCCACGGCGTTCCGCGCGAGGTCGAGGGAACCGGTGCTCCCGAGCCCGACGACCTGCGCGACCGCCGCAAGAACCTGAAGCAGACCCGCCTGCCGCATCTGGTCGCAACCTTTCGCGGCGAGGTTGTCGGCTACGCCTATGCGGTGCTGTTCCGCAAGCGTCCTGCCTATCGCTACACCGCAAAACATTCGATCTACGTCCACCACGCGCATCTCGGCCGCGGCGTGGGACGGCTGTTGCTCCGGGAGCTGATCGACGCCTGCGCGGCGGCCGGCTTTCGCCAGATGATCGGCTATATCGATGCAGACAACGCGCCCTCGCTGGCACTGCATGAGAAGTTCGGCTTTGCCCGCGTCGGCCTGTTATGCGCCGTCGCCTATCGCAACGGCCGCTGGTCCGACACAGTCATGGTGCAGCGCTCGCTCGGTACCGGCGCAACCGCGCCGCCGCCGGCAACGTCTCCCGGACGCTAA
- the hyi gene encoding hydroxypyruvate isomerase: MPRFAANLTMLFNEMPFVDRFAAAKAAGFGGVEYLFPYEFDKALLREQLESHGLTQVLHNLPAGNWAAGERGIAILPDRVSEFRDGVFRAIDYAKALDCDQLNCLAGIAPVDADPRELNETLVGNLRFAASTLARENIKLLIEPINTLDIPGFFLSGTERAVQLISEVRSSNLFIQYDIYHMQIMEGDLARTMQEYLDRIAHIQLADNPGRHEPGTGEINYPFLFRHLDAIGYRGWVGCEYKPRTTTLEGLSWHAAQTFET; encoded by the coding sequence GTGCCGAGATTCGCCGCCAACCTCACCATGCTCTTCAACGAGATGCCGTTTGTCGACCGCTTCGCGGCGGCGAAGGCGGCAGGCTTCGGCGGGGTGGAATATCTCTTCCCCTATGAGTTCGACAAAGCGCTGCTCCGCGAGCAGCTCGAGAGCCATGGGCTCACGCAGGTGCTGCACAACCTGCCGGCCGGAAACTGGGCGGCGGGCGAGCGCGGCATCGCGATCCTGCCCGATCGCGTCAGCGAATTCCGTGATGGCGTGTTCCGGGCCATCGACTATGCCAAGGCGCTCGATTGCGACCAGCTCAACTGTCTCGCCGGCATCGCGCCTGTCGATGCCGACCCGCGCGAGCTCAACGAAACGCTGGTCGGAAATTTGCGCTTCGCGGCCTCGACGCTGGCCCGGGAGAACATCAAGCTCCTTATCGAGCCGATCAACACGCTCGACATTCCCGGCTTCTTCCTGAGCGGCACCGAGCGGGCGGTGCAGCTCATCTCCGAGGTGCGCTCGAGCAACCTCTTCATCCAGTACGACATCTATCACATGCAGATCATGGAGGGCGATCTCGCCCGCACCATGCAGGAATATCTCGACCGCATCGCGCACATCCAGCTTGCCGACAATCCCGGCCGCCACGAGCCCGGCACGGGCGAGATCAACTATCCCTTCCTGTTCCGCCACCTCGACGCCATCGGCTATCGGGGCTGGGTGGGATGCGAGTACAAGCCGCGCACCACGACGCTGGAAGGCCTGTCGTGGCACGCGGCGCAGACGTTCGAGACCTGA
- a CDS encoding xanthine dehydrogenase family protein molybdopterin-binding subunit, producing the protein MNAYVGTPTSRVDGRAKVTGAAKYAGEFTADGLLHGFVVAATIPRGRIVRLDTSEALKVKGVLDVLTHAHRPPLADKDEAWKDEVAPEEGSPFRPLYDDSIKFNGQPIALVVAEDWETAKFAATLVHVEYQEEPTFATDLEAESSKATDVKQPPKPRGDAAGALAKAAVRHEADYFIPTEHHNPMELFATTAVWDGNGRLTVYDKTQGVQNVHRFLCSVFDRKPDDIRVLSPYVGGAFGSGLRPQYQLVLATLGALALKRSVRVVLTRQQMYGLGHRPATIERVGLGAKPDGTLEAVTHEATAVTSRYEDFARNDTGWAEQLYKSPNSRFSHKLVRLDVSTPCDMRAPGAASGVCALECAMDELAVALKLDPIELRLKCYSDRDQSEDLPYSSKQLRECYTRGAEAFGWGKRNPAPRSMRDGKELVGWGMATGVWEALQVPVAARIVLTANGHAEVSCAASDIGTGTYTIVAQVAADALGLPIENIGVKLADSTLPQAPVEGGSWMAASSAHAVLGAAEDIRHDLARLASAMPASPLAGVDAADVVLIDGTIASNREKGRAVSITDAMRYGKLERMEKQKLNQFAEDKSHARNTHSAVFAEVKVDEQLGVIRVTRMVSAVAAGRILNTKTGRSQIMGGVVWGIGMALHEETVMDHRFGRIMNPNIAEYHIPVNADIHDIDVMFVEERDDRINALGVKGLGEIGIVGVPAAIANAVYHATGKRIRRFPITLDKLLA; encoded by the coding sequence ATGAACGCCTATGTCGGAACACCAACGTCCCGCGTCGATGGCCGGGCCAAGGTCACCGGCGCCGCCAAATATGCCGGCGAATTCACCGCCGACGGGCTGCTCCACGGCTTCGTCGTCGCCGCCACGATTCCACGCGGACGCATTGTCCGCCTGGACACCAGCGAGGCGCTGAAGGTGAAGGGTGTGCTCGACGTGCTCACGCATGCGCATCGCCCGCCCCTCGCCGACAAGGACGAGGCCTGGAAGGACGAGGTCGCGCCCGAGGAAGGATCGCCGTTCCGGCCGCTCTATGACGACAGCATCAAGTTCAACGGCCAGCCGATCGCACTGGTCGTGGCGGAGGACTGGGAGACCGCAAAATTCGCCGCAACGCTGGTACACGTCGAATATCAGGAGGAGCCGACATTTGCGACCGATCTCGAAGCCGAGAGCAGCAAGGCGACTGACGTGAAGCAGCCACCCAAACCGCGCGGCGACGCAGCAGGAGCGTTAGCCAAAGCCGCCGTACGGCACGAGGCGGACTACTTCATTCCGACCGAGCATCACAATCCGATGGAGCTGTTTGCGACCACGGCCGTTTGGGACGGCAACGGCAGGCTCACGGTCTACGACAAGACCCAAGGCGTCCAGAACGTCCACAGATTCCTGTGCAGCGTGTTCGACAGGAAACCGGACGACATCCGCGTGCTCTCGCCCTATGTCGGCGGTGCCTTCGGCTCCGGCCTGCGACCGCAATACCAGTTGGTGCTGGCAACACTTGGCGCGCTGGCTCTGAAGCGCTCCGTCCGCGTCGTGCTGACGCGGCAACAGATGTATGGGCTCGGTCATCGGCCGGCGACGATCGAGCGCGTCGGGCTCGGCGCCAAGCCTGACGGCACGCTCGAGGCGGTCACGCATGAGGCCACGGCCGTCACCTCGCGCTACGAGGATTTCGCGCGTAACGACACCGGCTGGGCGGAACAGCTCTACAAGAGCCCGAACAGCCGCTTTTCCCACAAGCTCGTCCGCCTCGACGTCTCTACGCCCTGCGACATGCGCGCGCCCGGCGCGGCTTCGGGCGTCTGCGCGCTCGAATGCGCGATGGACGAGTTGGCGGTTGCGCTCAAGCTCGACCCGATCGAACTGCGGCTGAAGTGCTACTCGGATCGCGACCAGAGCGAAGACCTCCCCTACTCCAGCAAGCAGCTACGCGAATGCTACACCCGCGGCGCCGAGGCCTTCGGCTGGGGCAAGCGCAATCCCGCTCCCCGTTCGATGCGGGATGGCAAGGAACTGGTCGGCTGGGGCATGGCGACGGGCGTCTGGGAGGCGCTGCAGGTGCCGGTCGCGGCGCGCATCGTGCTGACCGCCAATGGCCATGCCGAGGTCTCCTGCGCGGCCTCCGACATCGGCACCGGTACCTACACCATCGTGGCGCAGGTGGCGGCCGATGCGCTCGGGCTGCCGATCGAGAACATCGGCGTCAAGCTTGCCGATTCGACCTTGCCGCAGGCCCCCGTCGAGGGCGGTTCCTGGATGGCCGCATCGAGCGCGCACGCGGTGCTGGGAGCGGCCGAGGACATTCGCCACGATCTCGCGCGTCTTGCCAGCGCGATGCCCGCCTCGCCGCTCGCCGGCGTCGATGCGGCCGATGTCGTCCTGATCGACGGCACGATCGCCAGCAACCGCGAGAAGGGCCGTGCGGTCTCGATCACAGATGCGATGCGCTACGGCAAGCTCGAGCGGATGGAGAAACAGAAGCTCAACCAGTTCGCGGAGGACAAGTCGCACGCCCGCAACACGCATTCGGCTGTCTTCGCCGAGGTGAAGGTCGACGAGCAGCTCGGCGTCATCCGCGTGACCCGGATGGTCAGCGCGGTGGCGGCCGGGCGGATCCTGAATACCAAGACCGGCCGCAGCCAGATCATGGGCGGCGTGGTCTGGGGCATCGGGATGGCCTTGCATGAGGAGACGGTGATGGATCACCGGTTCGGCCGGATCATGAACCCCAACATCGCCGAGTACCACATCCCCGTGAATGCCGACATTCACGACATCGACGTGATGTTCGTCGAAGAGCGCGACGACCGCATCAACGCCCTCGGCGTCAAGGGCCTGGGCGAGATCGGCATCGTCGGCGTCCCCGCAGCGATCGCGAATGCCGTCTATCACGCCACCGGCAAGCGCATCCGCCGCTTCCCGATTACGCTGGACAAGCTCCTCGCCTGA
- a CDS encoding thiamine pyrophosphate-binding protein, producing the protein MAIAEQHIPPQPAQASSDKTSAEKTWHGIVLQTLKRNEISLVPYVPDRVLTPLIKNLHADPFFTTFATAREEEAVGIVSGAWMGGRRGAVLMQTSGFATLANVLASLAVPYQIPLIMFVSERGTLGEFNYGQSLVCRTMRPVLDSLALEHHTITRLDELEFIVDRSIKQAVTTQAPVALILNPLLTGGKVFDK; encoded by the coding sequence ATGGCGATTGCGGAGCAGCATATCCCGCCCCAGCCGGCGCAAGCGTCGAGCGACAAGACATCCGCCGAGAAAACCTGGCACGGCATCGTCCTGCAGACGCTGAAGCGGAACGAGATCAGCCTCGTGCCTTACGTGCCGGACCGCGTGCTGACGCCGCTGATCAAAAACCTGCACGCCGATCCCTTCTTCACGACCTTTGCCACCGCGCGCGAGGAGGAAGCCGTCGGCATTGTTTCGGGCGCCTGGATGGGCGGACGGCGCGGCGCTGTGCTGATGCAGACCTCGGGCTTCGCCACACTCGCCAATGTTCTCGCTTCGCTCGCCGTGCCCTATCAGATCCCCCTGATCATGTTCGTTTCCGAGCGCGGCACGCTCGGCGAGTTCAACTATGGCCAGTCGCTGGTCTGCCGCACCATGCGCCCCGTGCTGGACTCGCTGGCGCTGGAGCACCACACCATCACCCGGCTCGACGAACTCGAATTCATCGTCGACCGCTCGATCAAGCAGGCCGTGACCACCCAGGCGCCGGTGGCGCTTATCCTCAATCCGCTGCTGACAGGCGGCAAGGTGTTCGACAAGTGA
- a CDS encoding Orn/Lys/Arg decarboxylase N-terminal domain-containing protein encodes MDYFKRFNFLFAAPVFDADDLEGIRFNQIIEEIQRSGFEVVRARKLEDAEIAVQTDAAIGCMVVDWGKKGLEGKTSALINLMRRRGLDFPIILLIRRKRFEDLPVEVLDFIDGYVFLSEETPPFIAKNLISRLKQYAETLKTPFFGALVDYAEEGNQLWTCPGHNGGVFYNRSPIGRVFVEHLGESVFRDDLDNSVLDLGDLLTHEGPALKAQKEAAAIFGAEKTYFVLNGTSTSNKVALGALVTDGDLVLFDRNNHKAAHHGALMINGGIPVYVPTVRNAWGLIGPMRWDALDEKTLREVIRNHPLVQDRDAWRKERPFRVAVVEQCTYDGSIHSAEMILKRIGHLCDYILFDEAWAGFMKFHPLYAGRFAMGLSNLSPDAPGIIATQSAHKQLASFSQASQIHIRDRHIRGQKRRVEHRRFNESFMQHASTSPFYPLFASLDVGAQMMKGRSGEVLWDDTIRLGIELRKKIRAMGREFEEKEPNPERRWFFEPFVPDRIAIPDVSRPGAVHNVAWETLSTDELATNPTLWQLSPDSTWHGFPDMTEGFAMTDPNKLTLLTPGFDRASGAYAGHGIPAPVVAQFLRENRIVPEKNDLNSLLFLLTPGVEASKAGTLISGLVAFKKLHDDNALLADAIPEFHQRRQARYAGVRLRDLCADMHRFFREADVSALQARQFLPEHMPEIAMSPRDAARRLIRNDVDYLPIEAIAGRIATTPFVVYPPGIATIVPGERLTERAKPMIDYLKMFETCFNTFPGFEVEIQGVYKEVDAAGRIGLYTYVVAE; translated from the coding sequence ATGGACTATTTCAAGCGCTTTAACTTCCTGTTCGCCGCACCGGTGTTCGACGCCGACGACCTCGAGGGCATCCGCTTCAACCAGATCATCGAGGAGATCCAGCGCTCCGGCTTCGAAGTGGTCCGCGCCCGCAAGCTGGAGGACGCTGAGATCGCAGTACAGACCGATGCCGCGATCGGCTGCATGGTGGTGGACTGGGGCAAGAAGGGCCTCGAGGGCAAGACCTCGGCGCTGATCAACCTGATGCGCCGCCGCGGCCTCGATTTTCCGATCATTCTCCTGATCCGGCGGAAGCGGTTCGAGGACCTCCCGGTCGAGGTGCTCGACTTCATCGACGGCTACGTCTTTCTGTCCGAAGAGACCCCGCCCTTCATTGCCAAGAACCTGATCAGCCGACTCAAGCAATATGCCGAGACGCTGAAGACGCCGTTCTTCGGCGCGCTGGTCGATTATGCCGAGGAAGGCAATCAGCTCTGGACCTGCCCGGGCCACAATGGCGGCGTGTTCTACAACCGCAGCCCGATCGGCCGCGTCTTCGTCGAGCATCTCGGCGAGTCGGTGTTCCGCGACGACCTGGATAATTCCGTGCTCGACCTCGGCGACCTCCTCACCCATGAAGGACCGGCGCTGAAGGCGCAGAAGGAAGCCGCTGCGATCTTCGGCGCGGAGAAGACCTATTTCGTGCTTAATGGCACTTCGACCTCCAACAAGGTCGCGCTGGGCGCGCTCGTCACCGACGGCGATCTCGTGCTGTTCGACCGCAACAACCACAAGGCCGCGCATCACGGCGCGCTGATGATCAACGGCGGCATCCCCGTCTATGTCCCGACCGTCCGCAACGCCTGGGGCCTGATCGGCCCGATGCGCTGGGACGCGCTCGACGAGAAGACCTTGCGCGAAGTGATCCGCAACCATCCGTTGGTCCAGGACCGTGACGCCTGGCGCAAGGAGCGGCCGTTCCGCGTCGCCGTGGTCGAGCAGTGCACCTATGACGGCTCGATCCACAGCGCCGAGATGATTTTGAAGCGCATCGGCCATCTCTGCGACTACATCCTGTTCGACGAGGCCTGGGCCGGCTTCATGAAGTTCCACCCGCTCTATGCCGGCCGGTTCGCGATGGGACTGTCGAACCTTTCGCCTGACGCGCCGGGCATCATCGCGACGCAGTCGGCGCACAAGCAGCTTGCCAGCTTCTCGCAAGCCTCTCAGATCCACATCAGGGACCGTCACATCCGCGGCCAGAAGCGACGCGTCGAGCACCGTCGCTTCAATGAGAGTTTTATGCAGCACGCCTCGACCTCGCCGTTCTATCCGCTGTTCGCCTCCCTCGATGTCGGCGCGCAGATGATGAAGGGCCGTTCCGGCGAGGTGTTGTGGGACGACACGATCCGGCTCGGCATCGAGCTGCGCAAGAAAATCCGCGCCATGGGCCGCGAGTTCGAGGAGAAGGAGCCGAATCCGGAGCGCCGCTGGTTCTTCGAACCCTTTGTCCCCGATCGCATCGCCATTCCCGACGTCAGCCGCCCCGGCGCCGTCCACAACGTCGCCTGGGAGACGCTCTCGACCGACGAACTCGCCACCAATCCCACCCTGTGGCAGCTCTCCCCCGATAGCACCTGGCACGGCTTTCCCGACATGACGGAAGGCTTTGCCATGACCGATCCGAACAAGCTGACGCTGCTCACGCCCGGCTTCGATCGCGCCTCCGGCGCCTATGCCGGGCACGGCATCCCGGCGCCGGTCGTCGCGCAATTCCTGCGCGAGAACCGCATCGTCCCCGAAAAGAACGATCTCAACTCGCTGCTCTTCCTGCTCACCCCGGGCGTCGAGGCGAGCAAGGCCGGCACGCTGATCTCCGGGCTCGTCGCCTTCAAGAAGCTGCACGACGATAATGCGCTGCTGGCCGACGCGATTCCCGAATTCCATCAGCGGCGACAGGCGCGCTATGCCGGCGTGCGGCTGCGCGACCTCTGCGCCGACATGCACCGCTTCTTCCGCGAGGCCGATGTCAGCGCGTTGCAGGCCCGGCAGTTCCTGCCCGAGCACATGCCGGAGATCGCAATGTCGCCGCGCGATGCGGCGCGCCGCCTGATCCGGAATGACGTCGATTATCTGCCGATCGAGGCGATCGCGGGCCGTATCGCCACCACGCCCTTCGTGGTCTATCCGCCCGGCATCGCCACCATCGTTCCGGGCGAGCGACTGACGGAACGGGCCAAGCCCATGATCGATTATCTCAAGATGTTCGAGACCTGCTTCAACACGTTTCCGGGTTTTGAAGTCGAGATCCAGGGCGTCTACAAGGAGGTCGATGCCGCCGGCCGTATCGGGCTCTACACCTACGTAGTTGCCGAGTAG
- a CDS encoding DUF1236 domain-containing protein encodes MKTRLAISLAAASLLASSAAFAQSTTEEGARNGARAGGDIGGPVGAMVGGTVGAAVGAGLEIPNAVLGGIPRGEPSVVVHERVVVGEPLPPTVVLRPVPNYTEYRYAVVNDRRVIVEPRTRRVVKILD; translated from the coding sequence ATGAAAACCCGTCTTGCGATTTCGTTGGCTGCCGCGTCGCTGCTGGCGTCGAGCGCAGCCTTTGCACAGTCGACGACCGAAGAGGGCGCAAGGAACGGTGCACGCGCGGGCGGCGACATCGGCGGTCCGGTCGGCGCAATGGTCGGCGGCACCGTGGGCGCGGCCGTCGGGGCCGGCCTCGAAATTCCGAACGCGGTGCTCGGCGGCATCCCGCGCGGCGAACCGTCGGTCGTGGTGCACGAGCGTGTCGTCGTCGGCGAGCCGCTGCCGCCGACTGTCGTGTTACGCCCGGTGCCGAACTACACCGAGTATCGCTACGCGGTCGTGAACGATCGCCGCGTGATCGTCGAGCCGCGGACGCGTCGCGTCGTCAAGATCCTAGACTGA
- a CDS encoding hydroxyacid dehydrogenase, which yields MSVNSKRVFYVKYLAHPIYIDILKARADVRLDRIENESPEDFYTPILSAAHVYQIGAARDELAPHFHVDAALLKRTPNLLLVSSNGAGFDPVDVEACTAAGVLVVNQSGGNAHSVAEHALAMMLTLSKRIIQSDRRLRRERDVNRNDLVGNEVGGKTVGIVGLGNVGRRIAALCKGLLGMKVLAYDPYLTAEAMAERGGEKVELDELLRRADFVSISCPLNKGSRGMIGVREFALMQPHAYFITTARGFIHDEDALLQALRDQRIAGAGLDVWSKEPPPPEHPLLQFDNVLASPHTAGVTREARQNMGRIAAEQVLDTLDGKRPPRIINPEVWPRYAERFRQAFGVSPG from the coding sequence ATGTCCGTCAACAGCAAGCGCGTCTTTTACGTCAAATATCTGGCCCATCCGATCTATATCGACATCCTGAAGGCGCGCGCGGACGTCCGGCTCGACCGCATCGAGAACGAAAGCCCCGAAGACTTCTATACGCCGATCCTCAGCGCCGCCCATGTCTACCAGATCGGCGCGGCCCGCGATGAGCTCGCGCCGCACTTCCACGTCGATGCCGCCTTGCTGAAGCGGACGCCCAACCTGCTGCTCGTCTCCAGCAACGGCGCAGGCTTCGACCCCGTCGACGTCGAGGCCTGCACGGCTGCGGGCGTGCTGGTCGTCAACCAGTCCGGCGGCAACGCGCATTCCGTCGCCGAGCATGCGCTAGCGATGATGCTGACTCTGTCCAAGCGTATCATCCAGTCTGACCGTCGCCTCCGCCGCGAGCGCGACGTGAACCGCAACGACCTCGTCGGCAATGAGGTCGGGGGCAAGACCGTAGGCATCGTCGGCCTCGGCAATGTCGGCCGCCGCATCGCCGCGCTGTGCAAGGGGCTGCTCGGCATGAAGGTGCTGGCCTATGATCCATACCTCACGGCCGAGGCGATGGCCGAGCGAGGTGGGGAGAAGGTCGAGCTCGACGAGCTTTTGCGGCGGGCCGATTTCGTTTCGATCTCGTGTCCACTCAACAAGGGCAGCCGCGGCATGATCGGTGTGCGTGAATTCGCCCTGATGCAGCCGCACGCCTATTTCATCACCACCGCGCGCGGCTTCATCCACGACGAGGACGCGCTGCTCCAGGCGCTGCGCGACCAGCGCATCGCGGGCGCCGGTCTCGACGTCTGGTCCAAGGAGCCGCCGCCGCCGGAGCATCCGCTGCTCCAGTTCGACAATGTGCTGGCAAGCCCTCACACTGCCGGCGTCACCAGGGAGGCGCGTCAGAACATGGGTCGGATCGCGGCCGAGCAGGTGCTGGACACGCTCGACGGCAAGCGGCCGCCGCGCATCATCAATCCCGAGGTCTGGCCGCGTTATGCCGAGCGCTTCCGTCAGGCGTTCGGGGTGTCGCCAGGGTAG
- a CDS encoding 2-hydroxy-3-oxopropionate reductase — translation MIDIGFIGLGTMGRPMAGHLLAAGHRVLLHDVAPVAPELIAAGGVACKSAKEVAEEADAVIIMVPDTPHVEAVLFGKDGVAAGASKGKIIVDMSSISPLATKEFAKKIEALGADYLDAPVSGGEVGAKAASLTIMVGGPERAFNTMKPVFDRMGKNVTRVGANGDGQTTKVANQIIVALTIEAVSEALLFASKAGADPALVRQALMGGFASSRILEVHGERMVKRNFDPGFRIELHQKDLNLALEGARSLGLSLPSTAVAQQLFSACTAHGGKGWDHSAMVRALELMAGHEIAAA, via the coding sequence ATGATCGACATTGGCTTCATCGGACTTGGCACCATGGGACGGCCGATGGCCGGCCATCTCCTGGCGGCAGGCCATCGCGTTCTCCTGCATGACGTCGCGCCGGTCGCGCCTGAACTGATCGCGGCGGGCGGTGTCGCCTGCAAGTCGGCCAAGGAAGTCGCGGAGGAGGCGGATGCCGTCATCATCATGGTGCCGGATACGCCGCATGTCGAAGCCGTGCTGTTCGGCAAAGACGGCGTCGCCGCCGGCGCCTCCAAAGGCAAGATCATCGTCGACATGAGCTCGATCTCGCCGCTGGCGACGAAGGAGTTCGCGAAGAAGATCGAGGCGCTCGGCGCGGACTATCTCGACGCGCCGGTGTCGGGCGGGGAAGTGGGTGCCAAGGCGGCGAGCCTCACCATCATGGTCGGCGGGCCCGAGCGAGCCTTCAACACCATGAAGCCGGTCTTCGATAGGATGGGCAAGAACGTCACCCGCGTCGGCGCCAATGGCGACGGCCAGACAACGAAGGTCGCCAACCAGATCATCGTGGCGCTGACGATCGAAGCGGTGAGCGAAGCGCTGCTGTTCGCGTCAAAAGCGGGCGCCGATCCTGCGCTGGTACGGCAGGCGCTGATGGGCGGCTTTGCCTCGTCTCGGATTCTCGAAGTGCATGGTGAGCGCATGGTAAAGCGCAATTTCGATCCGGGTTTCCGCATCGAGCTGCACCAGAAGGATCTCAACCTGGCGCTCGAAGGCGCTCGCTCGCTCGGCTTGTCGCTGCCGAGCACGGCGGTGGCGCAGCAATTGTTCTCGGCGTGCACCGCGCATGGCGGCAAGGGCTGGGATCACTCGGCAATGGTGCGGGCGCTGGAACTGATGGCGGGCCACGAAATCGCCGCGGCCTGA
- a CDS encoding thiamine pyrophosphate-dependent enzyme, whose amino-acid sequence MDTRNTKVMNRFDVTSRLIAKLQNEEAVIGGIGNTNFDLWAAGHRPQNFYMLGSMGLAFPIALGVALAQPDRRVFALEGDGSLLMQLGALSTIATLKPKNLTMIVMDNGIYQITGAQPTPAAGIADIVAIAAGSGLANSTWAADEEDFERLVEQAMSASDPSLIAVRIDDKPGVGTTRRDPVQIRERFMHGLGVREPL is encoded by the coding sequence ATGGACACGCGCAACACCAAAGTGATGAATCGGTTCGATGTCACCTCGCGCCTGATCGCGAAGCTCCAGAACGAGGAAGCCGTCATCGGCGGCATCGGCAACACCAATTTCGACCTCTGGGCTGCCGGCCACCGCCCGCAGAACTTCTACATGCTAGGCAGCATGGGCCTCGCTTTCCCGATCGCACTCGGGGTGGCGCTGGCGCAGCCCGACCGCCGCGTCTTTGCGCTCGAGGGCGACGGCTCGCTGTTGATGCAGCTCGGTGCGCTCTCGACCATCGCGACCTTGAAGCCGAAAAACCTCACCATGATCGTGATGGACAACGGCATCTACCAGATCACGGGCGCGCAGCCGACGCCGGCCGCTGGTATCGCGGACATCGTCGCGATCGCAGCCGGCTCGGGGCTCGCCAACAGCACCTGGGCTGCGGACGAGGAGGATTTTGAGCGCCTGGTCGAGCAAGCAATGTCCGCCTCCGACCCGAGCCTGATCGCGGTCCGCATCGACGACAAGCCGGGCGTCGGCACCACCCGCCGCGATCCCGTACAGATCAGGGAACGCTTCATGCACGGCCTCGGCGTGCGCGAACCGCTTTAA
- a CDS encoding VanZ family protein translates to MSFLMRSLAWLLAAAVTFATLGPPGLRPHSDLGQDGEHALAFILIGLAFGLAYRRRRLAIAALSVALIGLLELMQFWAPGRHARLEDFVVDALTACLGFAFAAAADWAMARFGARTVASESPAE, encoded by the coding sequence ATGTCCTTTTTAATGCGTTCCCTTGCCTGGCTGCTCGCTGCCGCAGTCACCTTCGCCACCCTTGGACCGCCCGGTCTGCGGCCGCATTCCGATCTCGGCCAGGATGGCGAACATGCCCTCGCCTTCATCCTGATCGGGCTGGCCTTCGGCCTCGCCTATCGCCGGCGACGCCTTGCGATCGCGGCGCTCTCCGTGGCCCTGATCGGCCTGCTCGAGCTGATGCAGTTCTGGGCGCCGGGACGGCACGCGCGATTGGAGGATTTCGTTGTCGACGCGCTGACGGCCTGCCTCGGTTTTGCGTTCGCGGCCGCGGCCGATTGGGCCATGGCGCGCTTTGGCGCAAGGACCGTGGCAAGCGAAAGCCCCGCGGAGTGA